CGTGGCCGACGGCGTCGTCGCCGGTCCGGCTGAACCACACCGCGCCGTCCGGGGCGGCGCACAGGACCGACGGGCGGCAGTCCGGATCGTCCAGGTCGGTGACCCGCGGCCGCCCGGCCCGCCCGTCGGGGTGCACGGGCACCCGGGCGACGGCACCGGCGTGCACGAGCGTCACCCAGACCGCGTCCACGGTGGCGGTGACGCCGTAGGGCCCGGACCCGGGCGGGAACTCGATCGTCATCCGTCCCCCAGCAGTGCGGTGACGGTGGCCGCGAGCGCGTCGAGCCGGGCCTGCGCGCGGGCCCGGTCGCCGTGCTCGACCACCTCCAGGTACGCCTTCAGCTTGGGTTCCGTGCCCGAGGGCCGGATCACCAGCCGCTCCCCGTCGCGGCGCAGCACCAGCACGTCCGGGGCGGGCCGGGTGACGGCCCAGCCCGGCGGCGGGGCGTCGCGCAGCCGGGCCACGGCGGAGTCGCGGGGGCCGGGCTCCATCCGCACGGAGATGCCGCGGGTGAGGTGGACGCCGTGCCGGGCGGACAGCTCGTCGAGCCGGTCGAGCAGGCCCTTCCCCTCGGCGGCGAGACCGGCCGCGAGGTCGCAGGCGACGGTGGCGGCCGCGATCCCGTCCTTGTCGTTGACGGCCCCGGGGTCCACGCAGTAGCCGAGCGCCTCCTCGTAGCCGTACACCAGGCCGGGCCCGCCGCGGACGATCCACTTGAAGCCGGTGAGCGTCTCGGCGAACCGTGCGCCGTACCCGGCCGCGACCGACCGCAGCATCGACGACGACACGACCGTCGTGGCCACCAGCGGGTCGTCGTGGGAACCGGTGCGCAGCAGGTGGTCGCCGAGCAGCACGCCGGTCTCGTCGCCGGTGAGCATGCGCCAGCCCCCGGCCGCGGGGACGCCGAGGGCGCAGCGGTCGGCGTCGGGGTCCAGGGCGATCGCGAGGTCGGCCCCCACCTCCGCGGCCAGCGCGAGCAGCGCGTCGGTGGCGCCGGGCTCCTCCGGGTTGGGAAAGGTGACCGTCGGGAAGTCGGGGTCGGGCGCGGCCTGGGCCGCCACGACGTGGACGTCGGTGAACCCGGCACGGCGCAGCGCGTGCACCGCCGTGGCCCCGCCGACGCCGTGCATCGGGGTGAGTGCGACGCGCAGGGTGCGGGCGGTGCCCCGGGGGAGCCGTCCGACGCGGTCCAGGTAGGACTCCGTCACGTCCGCACCGGACACGTCACCGCCGGTGGGGACCGAGACGGCGGCCGGGGCGGCCGTGATGGCCGCCTCGATCTCCGCGTCCGACGGGGGAGCGAGCTGCGCGCCGTCGGCGAGGTAGACCTTGTAGCCGTTGTCGGCAGGCGGGTTGTGCGACGCCGTGATCTGCACCCCGGCCACCGCCCCCAGCTCCCGGACGGCGAACGCGAGCACCGGCGTCGGGAGGGGGGAGGGCAGGGTGCGCACCGCGAACCCCGCGCCCGCGAGCACGTCGGCGGCCGCCGCGGCGAACGCCTCCGACCCGTGCCGGGCGTCGCGCCCGACCACCACGGTGCCGCGGGCCCCGTCGCGGGCCAGCCAGGCCGCGAGCCCGGCCGTCGCCCGGCGGACCACGGCCACGTTCATCCCGGCCGGCCCGGCCCGCACCGGCCCGCGCAGCCCGGCGGTGCCGAAGCGCAGCATCCCGGACATCCGGTCGGCCAGATCGTCGTCGGGACCCCCCGCCATGACGTCGGCGAGCACCCGCTGCAGCTCGGCGCGCGTCGCGGGGTCGGGGTCGTCGGCGATCCAGCGCAGTGCCGCGTCCCGGAGCGCGGGCCTCATGCCCGTGCGCGGAAGGGGTCGCCGGGGCGGCCGTTCCCGCTCACGACCGCGCCACCAGCTCGCGCAGCAGCCCGCCCATCCGCCCGGCCGCCGCGGCGCCCGCCTCCAGCACCTCGTGGTGGTCCAGCGGGGCGCCGCTCAGACCCGCGGCCAGGTTCGTCACCAGCGACAGCCCGAACACCTCGACGCCGAGCGCGCGCGCCGCGATCGCCTCCAGCACCGTCGACATCCCCACGAGGTCGGCGCCCAGCCCGCGGAACATGCGGAT
This sequence is a window from Pseudonocardia petroleophila. Protein-coding genes within it:
- a CDS encoding phospho-sugar mutase, with product MRPALRDAALRWIADDPDPATRAELQRVLADVMAGGPDDDLADRMSGMLRFGTAGLRGPVRAGPAGMNVAVVRRATAGLAAWLARDGARGTVVVGRDARHGSEAFAAAAADVLAGAGFAVRTLPSPLPTPVLAFAVRELGAVAGVQITASHNPPADNGYKVYLADGAQLAPPSDAEIEAAITAAPAAVSVPTGGDVSGADVTESYLDRVGRLPRGTARTLRVALTPMHGVGGATAVHALRRAGFTDVHVVAAQAAPDPDFPTVTFPNPEEPGATDALLALAAEVGADLAIALDPDADRCALGVPAAGGWRMLTGDETGVLLGDHLLRTGSHDDPLVATTVVSSSMLRSVAAGYGARFAETLTGFKWIVRGGPGLVYGYEEALGYCVDPGAVNDKDGIAAATVACDLAAGLAAEGKGLLDRLDELSARHGVHLTRGISVRMEPGPRDSAVARLRDAPPPGWAVTRPAPDVLVLRRDGERLVIRPSGTEPKLKAYLEVVEHGDRARAQARLDALAATVTALLGDG